One genomic window of Canis lupus baileyi chromosome 24, mCanLup2.hap1, whole genome shotgun sequence includes the following:
- the ARL4C gene encoding ADP-ribosylation factor-like protein 4C: MGNISSNISAFQSLHIVMLGLDSAGKTTVLYRLKFNEFVNTVPTIGFNTEKIKLSNGTAKGISCHFWDVGGQEKLRPLWKSYSRCTDGIIYVVDSVDVDRLEEAKTELHKVTKFAENQGTPLLVIANKQDLPKSLPVAEIEKQLALHELIPATTYHVQPACAIIGEGLTEGMDKLYEMILKRRKSLKQKKKR, translated from the coding sequence ATGGGCAACATCTCCTCCAACATCTCGGCCTTCCAGTCCCTGCACATCGTCATGCTGGGCTTGGACTCGGCCGGCAAGACCACGGTGCTCTACCGGCTCAAGTTCAACGAGTTCGTGAACACGGTGCCCACCATCGGCTTCAACACGGAGAAGATCAAGCTGAGCAACGGCACGGCCAAGGGCATCAGCTGCCACTTCTGGGACGTGGGCGGCCAGGAGAAGCTGCGGCCGCTCTGGAAGTCCTACAGCCGCTGCACGGACGGCATCATCTACGTGGTGGACTCGGTGGACGTGGACCGGCTGGAGGAGGCCAAGACCGAGCTGCACAAGGTGACCAAGTTCGCCGAGAACCAGGGCACGCCGCTGCTGGTCATCGCCAACAAGCAGGACCTCCCCAAGTCGCTGCCGGTGGCCGAGAtcgagaagcagctggcgctgcACGAGCTCATCCCGGCCACCACCTACCACGTCCAGCCGGCGTGCGCCATCATCGGCGAGGGCCTCACCGAGGGCATGGACAAGCTCTATGAGATGATCCTGAAGCGCAGGAAGTCCCTCAAGCAGAAGAAGAAGCGGTAA